Within the Fibrobacter sp. genome, the region CTCATCCCCGTTTATCGACACCATTACAGAATCTCTGTCGAGATCCTTTATCACCACTCCGATACCTTTACCGCTATATTTTTTGGAAAGAAGATATTTCTCTATTCCACTCTGGACAGAATCATTTGAGTAGCTTGAAACCGCGCACAGAAAAACAAAGGGGAAAATCATTGCGGCAATTCCGCGCATTACTGCCTCCTGTTTTTTACTTTATTTTTTGTTTTCATATCCGGCATTCAAAAACCTATTTTTAAAAGAAATCATTTTAACAGAGATAAATCCAGTTTTTTTTAACACTCTGAGGAGAAATCTATGCCAAGGTACGCGATTGCGTTTATTGCACCAACCACAACATCCCAGCTTCGCCACAAAGTTATGGAAAACGATAGCAAGGATTCTGCACTGCGCTCATTTTTCAATGAAGAAGCAGTAGAGTTCTACTCAAATGATGAACAAGGTTTTCATTACTTCAAGGAAGATTTTTTCGATGAGAACTCATCTTCAGGAAGCATAATTGAAATATAGAAACCGTAAAAAATTCAATTGGCTTCTCCCATTGCTGTCCTTGATCCGCATGTTTGAATGATTACCCTGATTTGAACTATAGAAAGTGTACGTTATTAAAAATCGTATACACAAATTTCCATTCCGATACAGACCTGGAAATGTACAGGGTAAATTTACCAGACATTATTGATCGAACCATCCTGCCCAGAAAACGTGGATAATTCAGATACAGTACTATTTTGACAATGGACGTGCAGCATTGAAAAGATCGAAATAGGTCTTTTCCCGGGCAATTCCTTTGCTCTCCAGAACCTTGATACACCCCTCGATCATAGCAGGTTTACCACAGAGATAAGCCTCATACTGGCTCAGCTCACCATCAAGAGATCTGTCTACCACATCTGTAATCAAACCGCGCTCCCCGTTCCAGTCACTCTGAAGCGGTTCACCTGAGAGAGCTGGTATAAATCTGAAATCGGAAAGCCTGTTCTTAAGCTCCGCCATTTCATCAATGTAAAAAAGATCTTTTTGGGAGACGGCCCCGAAGAAAAACAGCACCTTCCTCTGGATATCATTATCAGCCATTGTTTTAAGAATTGATCTCACAGGCGCCATTCCCGAACCGCCAGCAATCATAAGCATTGGATTATTCGTATTTTGGATATAAAAATTGCCTCTTGGGCCGCTAAACCCTATTTCCTGCCCCTCCTGAAGAGAGTTTAAGACCCAGGGAGTAAATACTCCCTCTGGATTCAAACGGATATTCAATTCAACAAATGAGGTTTCTTTGCTTGAAGAGGCAATAGAAAATGGACGCATAGTAGTTTTGGAATCACCCCCGGGAGGCATTTTCAGAAGGATATATTGTCCGGGAAGAAATGAAATGGAATCTGGAGAGAGGAGCTTGAGCCTCAGTTCTACAATGTCCGGAGTGAGAAGTCTTTTTCTCTCAACCAGTGAACGAAAGTTCTGGGATGTCAAAAATTCAGGAGGAAGCTCGATATTCAAGGTTCCATGCGTGATAACCTGGCAACTCAGTCTGATTCCATCGGAACGCTCCTTATCAGAAAGCTTTGCCATTTCAGCGTCAGTAAGCGGCCCCGAATCACCGCGTATTTTTACTTTACATAATCCGCAGGTTCCCATACTGCCGCAAGCAGACGGCAGATGTATACCCTGGACTCTGAGAACATCGATCAATTTCTGGTCATCATCAACACTTAAGACTCTTGCTCCGCAGTTGATATCTATTGTTGCCATATTTGACCTTGATTCGCTTGATTTAAAGGTTTTCTTGATTATAGAAAAAGAGTTGTTTTACTTATAATAAACCTGAGAAAAGTCTCTTATTCCGATACCAATTTCGTCCTGATGAAGGAAGTGCCAGAATAAAATATATCCTTAAATTAAACTATTGGGCAGCTAATGCAAAGTACAGAAGCACCACCGCTCCAAGTACTATCCTGTAATAAGCAAAAGGCATGAAATCTTTTCTTCGGATATAGTTCATAAAAATGGCAATTACAGCCCAGGCTACAAGAAACGCGACTACAAATCCAACTGCAAGCACCATCCATTGCTGAGAAGAG harbors:
- a CDS encoding 2Fe-2S iron-sulfur cluster binding domain-containing protein, translated to MATIDINCGARVLSVDDDQKLIDVLRVQGIHLPSACGSMGTCGLCKVKIRGDSGPLTDAEMAKLSDKERSDGIRLSCQVITHGTLNIELPPEFLTSQNFRSLVERKRLLTPDIVELRLKLLSPDSISFLPGQYILLKMPPGGDSKTTMRPFSIASSSKETSFVELNIRLNPEGVFTPWVLNSLQEGQEIGFSGPRGNFYIQNTNNPMLMIAGGSGMAPVRSILKTMADNDIQRKVLFFFGAVSQKDLFYIDEMAELKNRLSDFRFIPALSGEPLQSDWNGERGLITDVVDRSLDGELSQYEAYLCGKPAMIEGCIKVLESKGIAREKTYFDLFNAARPLSK